TCTCGTTCACGGTGGACTGCACCATGCCGCCGGGCGTGACCGGCCTGACGTCGGCCCCCGGCCACGAGCAGGTCACGCTCGCCTGGACGATGGCCGACGCCTCGGACGTGGACCACTACGAAGTGTGGCGCGCCGTCTGGCACACCGGCGACAACGTCACCTCGGCCTACCCCGAGTACGATGATGACAACCCGAGCCAGCCCGTGTGGCCCGCCGACCACGCCGCCGCCGTCGCCAGCCCCGAGTGGTCGCTGGTGGACGACACGGTGCCCGGCACGGCCGTCGGCTACGTGAACAACCACGCGCCGCGCGGCATCTACTACTACGAAGTGTACGCCGTGGACGCGGCCGGCAACGTCGGCCCCGGCGCCGGACCGATGAACCGCAGCACCAACTACTGGCTGGGCGACATCGATCCTCCGACCTACGACGGCGACGTCGACGTGCCGGACATCGACGAGCTCGGCTCGGCCTTCGGCTACGTCCATGGCGGCGTCGGCTACGACAACGAAGCCGACGTCGGCCCCACCGACGACACCAGCAGCTTCGGCATCCCGACCACCGACAACGTGATCGATTTCGAGGACCTGATGATCTTCGCCATGAACTTCGGCAACGTGGCGCCGCGGCAGCCCGCGGGCGGCACGCCGAACGCGGTTCTGGCCTGGACGCATCTGGATGGGAACACCTGGGCGCTCGAGCTGGTCGAGCCTTGCGCCGATCTGAAGGGGTTGCGTCTCCGCGCCGGTCTGCCCGACGGGGTGGCCTGCGAAGTCCGCGCGGGTGAGCTGCTCGACGCCCAGGTTTCCCCGGCTTTCGTGGCCAACATCGACCGCAACGGTCTGGACGCCAGCCTCGCCCTGCTGGGCCGCGGCGGCGCCATCGCCGGCGCGGGCGAGCTGCTGCGCGTGACCTTCAGCGCGGACGTGACGATCGTTCCCGAGATCGACGCGCGCCGCACCGACAACGGCGATCTGCGGGTGTCGCAGACCACCGGCAACGAGCCGCAGACGCCGGCCCGGTTCACGGCCGGCCAGAACTACCCCAACCCGTTCAACCCCAAAACGACCATCGCCTTCGCGCTGCCCGAGGCGCGTCACGTGCGGCTGGGCGTCTACGCGGTGGACGGCAGCCTCGTGCGCACGCTCGTCGACGGCCAGCTGGCCGCCGGCGCGCACAACATCGTGTGGGA
This genomic stretch from bacterium harbors:
- a CDS encoding FlgD immunoglobulin-like domain containing protein, producing SFTVDCTMPPGVTGLTSAPGHEQVTLAWTMADASDVDHYEVWRAVWHTGDNVTSAYPEYDDDNPSQPVWPADHAAAVASPEWSLVDDTVPGTAVGYVNNHAPRGIYYYEVYAVDAAGNVGPGAGPMNRSTNYWLGDIDPPTYDGDVDVPDIDELGSAFGYVHGGVGYDNEADVGPTDDTSSFGIPTTDNVIDFEDLMIFAMNFGNVAPRQPAGGTPNAVLAWTHLDGNTWALELVEPCADLKGLRLRAGLPDGVACEVRAGELLDAQVSPAFVANIDRNGLDASLALLGRGGAIAGAGELLRVTFSADVTIVPEIDARRTDNGDLRVSQTTGNEPQTPARFTAGQNYPNPFNPKTTIAFALPEARHVRLGVYAVDGSLVRTLVDGQLAAGAHNIVWDGLDSALQRAATGTYFYRLIAGADTEVRKMTLVK